In Nostoc piscinale CENA21, the genomic stretch CCCTACAGCTTCCTGAATTTTTTCATTAGTTTCTAAGTTAGCTTGTAGCCATTCTCCAGATGCCAATAAGTTACGTAAATTGCTGTAGTCTACTCCTGCTTCTGACTGTAAAGGAATATGTTGTAGTAAATTTTGTTTTTCATCTTCTGTAGAAGACTGAAATAGTAAATCGTAAGCCACCCACTGTAATACTCCCGTTTCAGTTAAAACAATCTGGTTCAAAAGTTCTTGACCTTCTCTACCATATTTGAGAGCATCTGATAAAGCAGCAATTTTAATTTCCTGCGAATTGCTATCAAGACAACGCTTAACGCCTTCAATTCCACCTAGCACTAAACCATCTATAGGAGGTGGTGCTTGTCCACCAAGTACAGCATCATATTCTCTGGGTTGATTAGGATTATCTGGCATCGCTTTTTACCTCTGACTCATACCAGTGTTCCCAAATTCAGGCTATTTTGCAGTTAGCTAATTTCTCTGCAACCGCAGACAGGGTTCTGCAACCTGTCCAAAAGTCCCCTAACCCCCAACCTATAAATGCACCGCCACGGGGTAGGTGTCCCACAGGCGCACTTAAATCGAATTTCAAGTCATTCCAATAACGCCAAGCACCTTGAGAAAACCATCCCACACCTTTACCAAAGCGACACCACGCTTCCCAGTCGGGATTGGATGTACCGCCTACACTTTGCCAGATATGCGTTTGGACAACAAAGCCAAAGCGTCCGTTGCTATATTTTTGCCAGAGACTTTCAATTGTGTTTAAGTCTGCACAAGGGAAATTTTCAACGTCTGACGAGTCTAAAAATCCTTGTGGTTTGCGATCGCTAATTTGCAGCATCATAGCCGCAGTTTCTTGATCTGCATCCCGCCATTTTCCCGCAGTTAGTAATTTTTGTAAATTACTGTAGTTTGCGCCAACCGCAGAGATTAAGGCTGGTTCGGTGTCTAGAGAGGATTGTAATTTTGCTAATGCTTGTTGTCCTAGTAGTGATGATATTGTGAATTGCAGTTTTTCCGATTCGGGATTGATAATTTCAAACACCAACCTGATTCCCACTTCACCATATT encodes the following:
- a CDS encoding GUN4 domain-containing protein, with translation MPDNPNQPREYDAVLGGQAPPPIDGLVLGGIEGVKRCLDSNSQEIKIAALSDALKYGREGQELLNQIVLTETGVLQWVAYDLLFQSSTEDEKQNLLQHIPLQSEAGVDYSNLRNLLASGEWLQANLETNEKIQEAVGKKSQTYFHYLDLIDLSQTDLRTIDQLWVKFSNNHFGYSVQKRILLEKGWLFDEKRNHLSHLYKPNLKDRKDRVFDIYKQFGWIASTFESSQFTFEASPMGSLPMIPGKEIRRRWYYQIPLIIRSDL
- a CDS encoding GUN4 domain-containing protein; this encodes MSENFNQPREYDAVLGGKIPPPKDGVVLGGIAGVKRRLTSAISVEEQVLAVAEALKYGEVGIRLVFEIINPESEKLQFTISSLLGQQALAKLQSSLDTEPALISAVGANYSNLQKLLTAGKWRDADQETAAMMLQISDRKPQGFLDSSDVENFPCADLNTIESLWQKYSNGRFGFVVQTHIWQSVGGTSNPDWEAWCRFGKGVGWFSQGAWRYWNDLKFDLSAPVGHLPRGGAFIGWGLGDFWTGCRTLSAVAEKLANCKIA